The Chryseobacterium oranimense genome contains the following window.
AGTTTTTCCTGAATTGGTCTTCAGGTAGCCTGCCAGTGTTTTTACTTTATTTAAAGTTCCTGTTTTGGCAAAAATCTGTCCGTTTCCGGTTCCGATGAACATTCTTTTCAACGTACCGGACTGCCCGCCTACAGGGAGAGAAGTGAGATAAGTTTTATAGTATTTTTCATCCATTAAAGAGGTTAAAAACTTTGCCTGGGCAATAGGAGTTACATTATTACTTCTGGAAAGTCCGCTTCCATCTATATAATTTAATCCCATCATGTCGAAGTTTTCATCTTTCAGGTGGCTGGTTACTACGATTCTTCCGGATTCCGAAGTCTGATCACCCAGTTTCTGGAAACCTACTGTTTTCAGTAAAGCTTCCGCCAGGGAATTGTCACTGTGCTGGTTGGTATAAAATATAATATCACCTAATGTAGGGGATTTATAGGCTGAAACCAGTTTTCTGCTCTCAGGAGAGGCATCCGTCATTCTCGGAGTTACTTTTCCTGTTACTCCAATTCCGCTTTTTACCAAAGTTGTTCTTAAAGTATTGGCAAGATAAGCCGGAGCATCAGGAAGTTTTGTCGTTAAAAAACCGTCTCCTTCATATTTATCCGCATATACCATCTGATTGGCATAAGGTGACATATAGAAGTATTTTTTTTCAGAAGCCAATCCTGATTTTTTCATGATCAGTTTTTCGTTGGCTGGATTAATCTCGCGTGTAGTTCCTACAGGCAGGTAATAATTATTGTTTTCAAGCCATACAACATTTTCCGGAAGCCTTGTAATATTGCCTTTGAAAAGCGCTGTCTGAATGATAATATCACCGTTTACCTTTCGGATACCTTCGCGGGAAAGTCCGCCCATGAAGTCTGAAATAATATCTCTGTATGACCATGCACCGGCTTTGTTGGTTCCTAAAGAAGGATCGCCGCTGCCTATCAGATAGAGATTTCCGTTTAAAGTTCCGTTTTCATCAATAGTTCCTGAATATTCCAGCTGAGTCATCCAACGGTAGTTTTCACCTAAAAGGTTCATTGCTGTTTCCGTGGTGAGCAATTTTGTGGTAGAAGCCGGAACTAAAGGAGTATTTTCGTTGTACGAAGAGATTACTTTCTTCGTTTTCGGGTCGTACACTACGAATCCCCAGTCTGCATTTTTCAGCACAGGATCCGCCATCATTGTGTTTACATTAATATCTACGAGCTCTTTGGCAGACAAAACCGTTCTTTCCGCTACTGAGGTAACGGGAGAAGGAAGGTTCAAAGTATTCTTCTGATTTTCGTAAGCCTGTGAGTAAAGAACTGTAGAAACGGTAGATTGAGCAAGGAAAAACCCAGAAGCCAATACCGCTACACCTGAAATATATTTTCTGTAATTTACCATCTATCTTTTTTTGTTTCCATAGTTTGACACTGTAAAAAATGATAAGTTAAATCATAAAGTTAAAGAGTCAAACACTTAATCAACGTCCAAAAGTAGAAATTATTGTTATAAAAAGGGTTACAGAGGTCTTATAAAAGAGCCTAAAGTTTGTTAAAAATTGTTAAAAATCCACAAATATATCTTTTTTAATACTTTGATACGCAGTGATTTCATCGAATTCATTCAAACTTAACAAAACCATTTTTTTAAATTCATCATACTTTTTCCCGCGGGGAAGTTTGAGCATAATCTGGAACTGGTATAAATTATTAAGCCTTGCAATCTGAGCTCTTTCCGGACCTAAAACACATTCTTCCGGAAGATATTTCCTTAAAACAGATCCCAGAAACTGGGAAGCCCGATTTACCTTGTCTTCTTTCCTATGCTTCAGCTCGATCATGATTAATTTTGTGAATGGCGGATAGTGGAATTTCTGGCGTTCGGTAAGAATATATTTATAGATCTTTGCCGGATTATTCATCTTGATCAGCTGAAAAACAGAATGTTCCGGATTATAGGTTTGGATTAAAATTTTTCCTTTCCCCGAAACTCTTCCGGCTCTTCCGGAAACCTGGGTGATCAGCTGGTAGGCTCTTTCCTCAGCCCTGAAATCCTGCACATACAACAAGGAATCTGCTTTGGGAATAGCCACAAGCTCAATATGGTCAAAATCAAGCCCTTTCGAGATCATCTGTGTTCCCACAACAATATCTGTTTCGCCTTCCTCTATTTTTTCATACAGCTTTTCATAGGCGAATTTCTTACGCATGGAATCTACATCCATTCTGTCTACCTCACTGTCAGGAAATATTTTGGATACTTCCTCGTGAATCTGTTCTACTCCTACTCCTCTTTCGTTCAGATTTTCGGAATGACATTTCGGGCAGGTTCTTGGCTTTGATGCTCTCTGGCCGCAGTAATGGCACTTCATTTCATTGGCAGCCTTATGGTAGGTCATCACCACATCACAATTCGAGCAGTAATTGACGTATCCGCAGGTTTCACATTCTATAACATTGGCATAGCCACGGCGGTTGTGAAGTACTATGGCCTGGTTTTTCTCGTCCAGTGTTTTTTTGATCTCATCTATCAGGTGTAAAGAAAAGTTCCCGGACACTTTTTTGGATTCCTGGGCTTCTTTAAAATTGATGAGCTCATATTCCGGAAGGTTGACATTCCCGAATCTTTCATTCAGGAAAATATATTTTATTTTATCTTTTCTGGCGTTATAATAACTTTCTACAGAAGGGGTTGCGGATCCCAGAATAACTCCGGCACCGTAAAGGTTTCCTAATACCATTGCTGCATCCTTTGCATTGAAATAGGGAGAAGCTTCTCTCGGTCTGTATGCAGAATCATGTTCTTCATCTACAATTACAAGCCCCAAATCCTGAAAAGGCAGGAATAAGGCATTCCGCGTTCCTATAAGAATTTTAATATCATTCTGCCTGATTCTCCGCCAAACCTCTACCCTTTCAAAATCGGTTAGTTTCTGATGATAAAAACCAAGCTGTCTGCCGTATTTTTTCTCTAGCCGCTGAGTGATTTGCTTAGTCAGGGAAATTTCGGGAAGCAGGAACAGCACATTTTTTCCTTCCTGAATACATCCTTCAATTTTCTCCAGATAAATGTGGGTTTTTCCTGAGGAAGTGACGCCATGAAGCAGTACATTTTTTCCTTCTTCAAAGGCTTCGTCAATTTCTGTTTTAGCTTCTTTCTGCAGTTCGGAAAGCTCTTCCAGCTCTTCAATTTCGCCTTCATAACTTTCGATCCTGTCTTTCTGCATGTGATATTCCTCAACAAGATTTTTATCCGCAAGTGCCTTAAAATGTGAGGCTCCGAAATATCCATCTTCAAATAATTCAGACTTCTTAATTGGAATATCCGGATGTTCGGTTTGCTTTTCCAGGATTGCCAGAAAAAGGTCTTTCTGCTTCGGAGCTTTATTTAGTTTTAAAAGAATATCCGTCAGATTTTGATTATTCAAAACCTCATCACTGATTTTCACATAAGCTACTTCTTTCGCTTTATATTTTTCAGCTATTTTCTCGTCAATTTCAATATACTGCAGATCAATCAGCGAATTGATCGTTTTAATGATCTCTTTTTTAGGAATAAATGCTTCAATATCGGTAAGGTTGATGAGCTGACGTACTTCCAATGCCTGGATAAGGTACATTTCATTAACATCGAGGTTCTCAAAATCAACCGTTATATTGGGTTTTAATTTTAAATAAGTTTCACTTTCCAGTTTTAAGGAAGACGGAAATGCAAAACGGTAGATCTCTCCCAGCCCGCACAGATAATATTCTGACAGCCAGTTCCAAAAGCTGATCTGCTCATTGGGAAGTATGGGATTATCATCTAAAATACTGATAACCTCTTTCGCTACAAAACTCTCCGGTGCGTTATCATGAAGTTCAAAAACAATTCCTGTATAAATTTTCTTTCCCCCGAAAGGCACGAGAACCCGCATTCCCGGTTGAATCATAAGCATTAGTTCTTCCGGAACTTTGTAGGTGAAAGATCCTTTTAAATTAAGCGGTAAAACTATTTGGGCGTACTGCAAGGGAAATTTTTAAAGTGTAAAATTAGATTTTTCTTTAGAGAACTGCAATTTTTTCTTAAGATCAGACAGTAAAGCAATCTTATGGTATTGTTCTGTTAAACTGATTGCATTTTTTACTCTCGCAGATTTAGCAGATGTTTATGGATATTGTGATTTATAATCATGGATAAAACAGGCTCAATAATACTCTTCATCTTAATAAATAAAAGCATAATTATAACGCAAACACCTGCTAAATCTGCTTAATCTGCGAGAGAATATTCTAAACATTCAGCCGCTTTGTTTTGTACACAAGATCAGTATGACAATTTTAGAAAAGAAATTCCGTGATGTGATACCACACTGCGGAGGTAAGGAATCCAACAATAATACTGAACCCGATAATGAGATTGGTAAGCTTGGTATTCAGCCTGAATTGCTCTGCAATAATACTTGAGGTGACAACAGTTGGCATAGCAGCTTCAAATACAGTGATTTTGGCCACATCTCCTTTTACATTCAGAAGTAAAGCCAGTCCCAAAACAATAGCCGGAGCCAGGATCAGCTTGTAGAGCATAGAAGCTGACATTTGGGGAATCAGTTTTTTCCATCCGTTAAACTTCAATTGAAGTCCTACCGAGAATAAGGCCAGCGGGCTTACTGTTCCTGCAAGTTTATCAAAAAACGGTTCTGCAACGGTAAAATCAATAAACTGCGATAATACCAATGCTGCTACACATCCTATTAATGGAGGGAAAGTAATCAATCTCTTTAAAATAAATTTGGCACTTACTTTTCCTGATCTGCTCCCACCCTTCACTGCTGCTATAATTCCCATTGTGGAAAGGGCAAAAAACATGGTCTGATCGCAAATAATGGCTATACTTAAAAGGCTTTCGCCGTAAAATGCACTGATCAGGGGAAAACCGATGAAGGAAGTATTGCTGTAGCCACTTGTAAGTTCCAATGTGCTTCTGGACCGCCTGGAATACCCTTTACTTTTGCTGTAAAACATCATAAAGAAAAAGCAAAAAACAGAGATCAGGAAGGTTGCTGCAATCGGGAACAGCATTTCTGTGGTCCACTTTACTTTGGGCAGGTATTTGAAAGAAACTGCCGGTAGGGCAAGGTAAAGAATCCAGGTATTAATGCCTTTGTGAGCATCGGGATGGATAGATTTTGTCGCTTTGAATACCATTCCTGCAATAATGCACACCGCAATCAGAACAAAATTTACCATAATATTTAAAAATTGAGTGTAAAGTTACGGTTGATTTTTTAGTTATAACTTTAAAAAATCATTTTTACTTCAAATAAATTATTCATAAAATATATTTTTTAGCTCTCGCGGATTGAGCTGATTGAGCAGATTTTATTTTCTTATATTGAATGTTATAATGTATCCCAAAGGCTCATTACTTTGATGTTTTCCACAGGTTTTGAAAGTTTGATCTTTTTTGAGGTATTGGGAAGCAGGTCAAAGAAGTTATCACTGAAATGAGTGTCTCCCATCAGATAAATATCTTTTGCCAGGACATCCGTGGAAACCTCAACCTCATCCGCTGAGATTTTTTTAATCTTAATGCCAGGTTGGGTCAGCTGCAGGTCTTTTGGTTTAGCAAAGAAATGAAGACTGGAGGCGATGATGTTTCCATCCTTATCTTTTAAGGTAAGCTGTAGGAAGGTTTTATTTTTATCAGAATCAGGGATTAATGTTTCAATTTTAACAGGTTCAAATTTCAGAATACTTCCCAGCATTTTTTCTTTTGAAACAGCTTTAAGCCCTTTTAAAATTTTACCATTAAAATTTATTGCTTTTAATTCTAAATTAACATTATTGAATGACTTCAATCCGTCATTAACAGCATAAAAATTTAAAATACCTTCTTTCTCCTCGGTTAAAATAACCTGCTGCTCAAAACTTCTTTTCATCTGGTAATGCAAGGCTTTCCAGGTTCCCAGATAATCAATGGAAGACCAGGACACTACAGGCCAGCAATCATTAAGCTGCCAGTACAAGGTTCCCATATTGTAAGGTTTTGAACGGCGGTGGGCTTCAACAGCGATTCTCATTCCCCGGGCCTGAAGAAGCTGGGAAATGTAATTGTATTGTATAAAGTCTGTTGGAACTTTGTAATCTCTCTTCATATATTCACTGATGATTTCCCAACCTCTTGTATTCTTTTCATGGGCTTTGATTACAGGATTCTGAAGATTGAGATCAGGAGTTCCGGAAAACATGGATTTCACAGCTTCCGGGCCAGGCATTCCCTGAAAACCGTATTCCGACATGAATCTGCCTACTTTTTCATTATACATCTCAAACGGCTGTTCTCCCCACCAGACTCCCCAATAATGGGAATCCCCTTCTGTAAGACTTTCTTTATGCCCCCAGCCAATGGACGGTGAACTTGGCCAGTAGATATTTTTATCGGAAGTAAGGCTTTCTTTTAAGGTATTTGGAATAAGTTCGTGGAAGAGTTTTTTATAATCTTTCCAAACCTGGAGGGAGTCTTCCTTTGAGTATTTGAACTGTTTCTGATAACCCCAGTTGACAATGGCTTCATCAATTTCATTATTTCCGCACCATAAAGCAATGGATGGATGGTTTTGAAGCCTGTTGACCTGGTCTTTTATTTCTTCTTTTACGTTATTCAAAAAAGCTTCATCTGCAGGATAAAAGCTGCCGGCAAACATGAAATCCTGCCAGACTAAGATTCCATTTTCGTCACAGGCTTTATAAAACTCATCATCTTCATAAATTCCGCCACCCCAGACGCGGATCATATTCATGTTGGCATCTTTGGCATCTTTGATGAGCTTCCTGTATTTTTCTTTGGTCATTCTGGGTGAAAAACTGTCTCCGGGAATCCAGTTTGTTCCTTTTGCATACAACGGTTTTCCATTCACCTTAAAATAGAAAGATTTTCCTGCCGTATCCTTTTCCTGAACGAGCTCTACAGTTCTGAGCCCAATTTTTATATTCTTCTGATCTAAGGATATATTTTTTTTAGAAAGCACAATTTTAAAATCATAAAGATTGGCATCTCCCCAACCATTAGGCTGCCACAGTTTCATCCCGTCCGTTTTGTACGGAACACTTATTTTATTAAATCCTTTTTTCAGAGAAACTGTTTGGGTCTGCTTATTAATATTCAACACATAATCTCCTGAATTCTCTGCATTAATTTCTACTTCAAATTTTAAATTAAAAATATTCCCTGAAGAGTTCTGATGATATTTAATATTTGGGATTTCAGCAAGATTCCAGCATTTCAATTGTATATCTTTCCATATTCCGGCGGTCACCAGTCTCGGACCCCAATCCCATCCAAACTGATACTGGGCTTTTCTCACAAAGCTTCTCGGTGATTCCGGCATTGTAAATGGAACTTTCTTTGCCCGTTCTTTACCTTCTTTTACAGCTGATATAAATTTTATCTTCAGGTCGTTATTTCCTTCTTTCAGAAGCTCTTTTACAGGAATTTCCCATTTCCTGAACATATTATCTGTTTTCTTCAGTAGTTTTCCGTTCAGGTATATTTCTGAAAAGGTATCAAGGCCGTTAAAAATAAGGTCTACATGGTCATTATTCAGCTCTTTTGATGAGATATTAAAACTGGTTTGATATTCCCAGTCTTCATTTTCTATCCACTGTACTCTTTTTTCATTTTCATCTTTGAAAGGATCAGGAATGACCTTATTATCGATCAGATCAAGATGTACAGTGCCTGGAATTTTTGCAGGCAGCCATTTCTGTTCCTGGGTATTTCTGAACTGCCATTTCTCTGAAGACAAGCTTCGTTCCGTAAGCTGTGCATTCATCATACTTTGAATAAAAAGGAAAGCAAAAAGGATAGATTTATTCATTAATAAGTTTGTTTACAATTCTGTGAATCCCATATTTAATAAGTTCACTGTTAAAATTTATCAACAATCCCAAATTCAGGTTAGCCAGTTCAGATAGGTTAAAACCTGGGAATGAAAAACAGGATGCAGTTCAAGAACAGCTTTTACTTCAACAATAACTTTATTTTCTATAATCAAATCAATTTTATATGCATTTTCTATTGTCACTTTCTTTATACTTTAAGGGTAAGGAAACCTGTCGCTTCACATCCATTCCCTGTTGTTTCAGTTCGTAAGCCAGCGCTGTTTCATAAGCATTTTCCAATAATCCGACTCCTAGATTTTTATGTACTTCGATTGCTGCTCCTATTATTTTGTAGGATATTTCGTTTTCTGTCATTCATTTGTGTTTTATGTTTGTTATTTAAAAAATGGAAGATTGTAATATAGTTTGTTATTTTTTTTAACGCAAAGTTTATTATTTACCCTTTAAATTTAAAGGATGCAAAGAGAAGAATCAACAAGTTGATTCGATTGAGCAGACGTTTTATCCATTCAGCTTTATTTCGACGCAGTCGAATCCTTTGCTTCCTCAAAACTCAACGCTCTCTAAATAGAACTTTGCATTAAATGTATGATGTGCTTTTTAACGCAAAGGTTTATTTTAATAATGAATATTTTAAGTTTGCAAAGACAGAATCAATTAACATTGATTTTTATTAAGCATACTTCTAGCCATTTGGTCTAATCAACAACACAGCCGAATTCCTTGCTTTCCCAAAACTATTTATTTTTCAAAGCAATAATTTCATCTGCACTGGCAAAAGCTCCACCATCTGTTATTGCTGAGGAATGAAAATAACCTGCGTTTGTAAATTCTCTGATCTCTGCAATATTGGTGGAACGAAGTCCGCCTCCCACCAGAATTTCAATTCTGCCATTGGAAAGCTCAACCAATTTTTTAAGGTTTTCCTTACCTTCTGAAACATTGGGTTTCTGGCCTGAAGTGAGAATTGTTTTAAAACCGCAGCCAATGACTTTTTCCAGGGAATCTTCAAGACCTTGCGCTCTGTCAAAAGCACGGTGAAAAGTACATGGAAGTGGATAAGCCATCTCAACCAAAATCTTGTTGTGTTCTACATTCACCTGGTCATTTTCGTCCAGGATCCCAAAAACAAAACCGTCTACTTTCAGAGATTTCAGGTGGAGCAGATCTTTTTGCATCTGTTCAAATTCAGCTTCCGAATAGGTAAAATTTCCACCTCTTGGGCGGATCATTACAAAAAGCGGGATACTTATTTTTGCTCTGAGGTCTCTTGTTGTTTCAAAACTGGGGGTTGTTCCGCCTTCAATTAATCCATCGCACAATTCGATTCTGTCGGCTCCATTTTCAAATGCGATTATTGCTGATTCCGGGTTGAAGCACGCTATTTCTATTTTTGACATTTTTATTTTATATTTTCAGATTATTCCTGAGACACATTTGCAATCAGAAAAGAATCGTTTTGTTTTATAACTTCTATTTCAACAGGATATTGTGATTTCAGCTTTTCATCAGAAAGGATCACATCAAATATGAATACAGCCGGCTCTGATTCTGAAAGAGGAACAGATTTTAGAACCTGTTCACACTTTGAAACTTTAATTTCTTCCCAATCTTGGCCGCTTATTAAAAACCCGATGTTTACTCCCGCTTTCCTGACGTCAAATTTATTTTTCCATTTGTTCTGAAACTCTTTTAAGGTAAGGCTTCCATCAACATCCATGTCGACATTCATCGCATCGGTTTTATAATCGTAATAGTCTTTGGTTGTGATTTTCTGCATTTCTTTATCGAGATTTCCAAGATCTGCTTTAAAGTAGTTTTCAATGCTTTTTTCCAGCCATTTTTTTGCTTCGCCGGATTCATCAGGTTTATTTTCTGAAATTCCGGTTTCAGTTTTTGGAGAAATCGATTCTTGCTCTTGCAGTGCCTGAGGCTGAATTTCTTTCTTTTCTTCTTTGCATGCTGTGATCAGAAACAAGGATGCAATGATCATTCTTTTCATATTCTTTTTGATATTCTAAGTTTTGGCTAAAGCCGTTTGGTGTTTTTTTATTTTTGCAAGCGGGCTAAAGCCCGCTCCTATTGAGTTTAAAGAAAGTATAATTATTTCAGAGCAAATTCCGGTTTTTCCAGACGGTTGCCTTTCTGGTCATAGACAGCAAAATTAAATCCGTCCTGAATGCAGTAAGAACCATATTCTCCTTTTTTATTTAAGGCAATAAACCCAACCTGGATATCTTTCAGGTTTTTGTTTCTTCTTTGAGCAATTTTCACAATTCTTTCTACGGCTTCTTTGCAGGCCTGTTGGGGATTTCTACCCTGCCTCATCAATTCAACCACCAGATGCGTCCCAACAGTACGGATTACTTCTTCGCCATGACCGGTAGCTGTAGCCGCCCCAACTTCATTGTCTACAAATAACCCTGCGCCGATGATAGGTGAATCTCCTACCCTGCCGTGCATCTTAAAGGCCATTCCGCTGGTGGTACATGCCCCGGAAAGGTTCCCTTGCGCATCCAGAGCAATCATTCCGATGGTATCATGGTTTTCTATATTGGCGACTGGCTTGTACTCACTGGTTTTAAGCCATTCTTTCCATTCTTTTTCTGAATCGGGTGTGAGAAGATTTTCTTTTTTAAACCCTTGTGATAATGCAAACTGTAATGCTCCATCTCCAACCAGCATAACGTGAGGCGTTTTCTCCATTACTGCTCTTGCTACAGAAATAGGATTTTTGACATTTTCCAGACAGGCAACGGAACCTATATTATAGTTTTCGTCCATAATACAGGCATCGAGGGTAACTCTTCCGTCTCTATCCGGACGTCCTCCATAGCCTACGCTTCTTTCAGTTGGGTCTAATTCCACGAGACGAACTCCTTTTTCCACTGCATCGAGGGCTTTACCGCCTTTTCCCAGAATAGTCCAGGCTTCTTCGTTTGCCTTCAGTCCGAAATTCCAGGTAGAAAGAACGATAGGTTTACCTGTTATTTTATAGTTTTCCGGCAGGTCTTTAGCCATAAGATCCAGTGGGTTTACAGCAAGTGCCAGAGAAGCAGCGGCTGTTTTTTTGATGAAGTTTCGTCTACTTTGCATATTCAGATATATTTGGCTCCAAATTAGGAATTTTCCCGCTAGGAGAAAAGGAAAAAAGACCATAGCAAATCATCTCCGGTCTTTTTTTATTTTTTTGAAATCAATGAGGCAGCTTGTCTCTGAAATATCCATATACCCAGGTTCCGGCAATAGCACTCAGAAGTGTTATAGATACAGCTAATGCTCCTGTCCCAATTTGGGCAAAAAGAGGCCCGGGACATGCACCGGTAATAGCCCAGCCAAACCCAAAAATCAATCCACCATAAACCT
Protein-coding sequences here:
- a CDS encoding beta-mannosidase; translation: MNKSILFAFLFIQSMMNAQLTERSLSSEKWQFRNTQEQKWLPAKIPGTVHLDLIDNKVIPDPFKDENEKRVQWIENEDWEYQTSFNISSKELNNDHVDLIFNGLDTFSEIYLNGKLLKKTDNMFRKWEIPVKELLKEGNNDLKIKFISAVKEGKERAKKVPFTMPESPRSFVRKAQYQFGWDWGPRLVTAGIWKDIQLKCWNLAEIPNIKYHQNSSGNIFNLKFEVEINAENSGDYVLNINKQTQTVSLKKGFNKISVPYKTDGMKLWQPNGWGDANLYDFKIVLSKKNISLDQKNIKIGLRTVELVQEKDTAGKSFYFKVNGKPLYAKGTNWIPGDSFSPRMTKEKYRKLIKDAKDANMNMIRVWGGGIYEDDEFYKACDENGILVWQDFMFAGSFYPADEAFLNNVKEEIKDQVNRLQNHPSIALWCGNNEIDEAIVNWGYQKQFKYSKEDSLQVWKDYKKLFHELIPNTLKESLTSDKNIYWPSSPSIGWGHKESLTEGDSHYWGVWWGEQPFEMYNEKVGRFMSEYGFQGMPGPEAVKSMFSGTPDLNLQNPVIKAHEKNTRGWEIISEYMKRDYKVPTDFIQYNYISQLLQARGMRIAVEAHRRSKPYNMGTLYWQLNDCWPVVSWSSIDYLGTWKALHYQMKRSFEQQVILTEEKEGILNFYAVNDGLKSFNNVNLELKAINFNGKILKGLKAVSKEKMLGSILKFEPVKIETLIPDSDKNKTFLQLTLKDKDGNIIASSLHFFAKPKDLQLTQPGIKIKKISADEVEVSTDVLAKDIYLMGDTHFSDNFFDLLPNTSKKIKLSKPVENIKVMSLWDTL
- a CDS encoding copper homeostasis protein CutC, which gives rise to MSKIEIACFNPESAIIAFENGADRIELCDGLIEGGTTPSFETTRDLRAKISIPLFVMIRPRGGNFTYSEAEFEQMQKDLLHLKSLKVDGFVFGILDENDQVNVEHNKILVEMAYPLPCTFHRAFDRAQGLEDSLEKVIGCGFKTILTSGQKPNVSEGKENLKKLVELSNGRIEILVGGGLRSTNIAEIREFTNAGYFHSSAITDGGAFASADEIIALKNK
- a CDS encoding GxxExxY protein translates to MTIENAYKIDLIIENKVIVEVKAVLELHPVFHSQVLTYLNWLT
- the dacB gene encoding D-alanyl-D-alanine carboxypeptidase/D-alanyl-D-alanine-endopeptidase, which gives rise to MVNYRKYISGVAVLASGFFLAQSTVSTVLYSQAYENQKNTLNLPSPVTSVAERTVLSAKELVDINVNTMMADPVLKNADWGFVVYDPKTKKVISSYNENTPLVPASTTKLLTTETAMNLLGENYRWMTQLEYSGTIDENGTLNGNLYLIGSGDPSLGTNKAGAWSYRDIISDFMGGLSREGIRKVNGDIIIQTALFKGNITRLPENVVWLENNNYYLPVGTTREINPANEKLIMKKSGLASEKKYFYMSPYANQMVYADKYEGDGFLTTKLPDAPAYLANTLRTTLVKSGIGVTGKVTPRMTDASPESRKLVSAYKSPTLGDIIFYTNQHSDNSLAEALLKTVGFQKLGDQTSESGRIVVTSHLKDENFDMMGLNYIDGSGLSRSNNVTPIAQAKFLTSLMDEKYYKTYLTSLPVGGQSGTLKRMFIGTGNGQIFAKTGTLNKVKTLAGYLKTNSGKTLVFSLMVNNYSGSVDMVKKRMEKILEPALDL
- a CDS encoding GxxExxY protein — encoded protein: MTENEISYKIIGAAIEVHKNLGVGLLENAYETALAYELKQQGMDVKRQVSLPLKYKESDNRKCI
- a CDS encoding AEC family transporter → MVNFVLIAVCIIAGMVFKATKSIHPDAHKGINTWILYLALPAVSFKYLPKVKWTTEMLFPIAATFLISVFCFFFMMFYSKSKGYSRRSRSTLELTSGYSNTSFIGFPLISAFYGESLLSIAIICDQTMFFALSTMGIIAAVKGGSRSGKVSAKFILKRLITFPPLIGCVAALVLSQFIDFTVAEPFFDKLAGTVSPLALFSVGLQLKFNGWKKLIPQMSASMLYKLILAPAIVLGLALLLNVKGDVAKITVFEAAMPTVVTSSIIAEQFRLNTKLTNLIIGFSIIVGFLTSAVWYHITEFLF
- the priA gene encoding primosomal protein N' — protein: MQYAQIVLPLNLKGSFTYKVPEELMLMIQPGMRVLVPFGGKKIYTGIVFELHDNAPESFVAKEVISILDDNPILPNEQISFWNWLSEYYLCGLGEIYRFAFPSSLKLESETYLKLKPNITVDFENLDVNEMYLIQALEVRQLINLTDIEAFIPKKEIIKTINSLIDLQYIEIDEKIAEKYKAKEVAYVKISDEVLNNQNLTDILLKLNKAPKQKDLFLAILEKQTEHPDIPIKKSELFEDGYFGASHFKALADKNLVEEYHMQKDRIESYEGEIEELEELSELQKEAKTEIDEAFEEGKNVLLHGVTSSGKTHIYLEKIEGCIQEGKNVLFLLPEISLTKQITQRLEKKYGRQLGFYHQKLTDFERVEVWRRIRQNDIKILIGTRNALFLPFQDLGLVIVDEEHDSAYRPREASPYFNAKDAAMVLGNLYGAGVILGSATPSVESYYNARKDKIKYIFLNERFGNVNLPEYELINFKEAQESKKVSGNFSLHLIDEIKKTLDEKNQAIVLHNRRGYANVIECETCGYVNYCSNCDVVMTYHKAANEMKCHYCGQRASKPRTCPKCHSENLNERGVGVEQIHEEVSKIFPDSEVDRMDVDSMRKKFAYEKLYEKIEEGETDIVVGTQMISKGLDFDHIELVAIPKADSLLYVQDFRAEERAYQLITQVSGRAGRVSGKGKILIQTYNPEHSVFQLIKMNNPAKIYKYILTERQKFHYPPFTKLIMIELKHRKEDKVNRASQFLGSVLRKYLPEECVLGPERAQIARLNNLYQFQIMLKLPRGKKYDEFKKMVLLSLNEFDEITAYQSIKKDIFVDF
- a CDS encoding isoaspartyl peptidase/L-asparaginase family protein, whose product is MQSRRNFIKKTAAASLALAVNPLDLMAKDLPENYKITGKPIVLSTWNFGLKANEEAWTILGKGGKALDAVEKGVRLVELDPTERSVGYGGRPDRDGRVTLDACIMDENYNIGSVACLENVKNPISVARAVMEKTPHVMLVGDGALQFALSQGFKKENLLTPDSEKEWKEWLKTSEYKPVANIENHDTIGMIALDAQGNLSGACTTSGMAFKMHGRVGDSPIIGAGLFVDNEVGAATATGHGEEVIRTVGTHLVVELMRQGRNPQQACKEAVERIVKIAQRRNKNLKDIQVGFIALNKKGEYGSYCIQDGFNFAVYDQKGNRLEKPEFALK